A section of the Phaseolus vulgaris cultivar G19833 chromosome 8, P. vulgaris v2.0, whole genome shotgun sequence genome encodes:
- the LOC137826753 gene encoding protein NODULATION SIGNALING PATHWAY 2-like, with amino-acid sequence MMQQEDMQSPCSFFEDMNSTFESGVESCAFTGYDPSESCAFTMFESGVDSCAFTVYDHVGDCVPYGFSVDDHVGDCGLNTLLSSLQDSTSEICSIPFSSSPLVFSNDHIHIQYPINEETVQLPSLMELDDLDSILDTEIASFQGHGYLRESEGSFFPSQNLSSEVENAWSPTPSVRSELSTNQTSPLNLPHENKEIENQVSLPHLLEAYGEALEQGQKSLAEVILRCMSQKASPLGESLERLVFYLSQGMTNHGDYLKGEAFKNFEPASRALYQGLPIGKIADFAAVSAILEAMPQDCTGVHLVDFCIGNGVRWASLIEAIAHMNKTLKLTSIKWDGEGLECGSSPSSFDETKRHLYEHAKSCGLKLKVEEKGVKELVAEIKKMDKRGGRGEFLAFNSMIDLPHMGRVRTRRQALQFLKVAQDLINTSGSRGIITFGDGGACEKVKNNLNFRSFFTVHLLHYQALLQSIESHFPSRFSEARIAMEQLFLQPCISSLDWLQTWEEMQRGDPVEAEISLKGCQLSKNILMEIREVLRGSEGSYEARIEGQNDNELVLEYKGIQLLRFSTWKN; translated from the coding sequence ATGATGCAGCAAGAGGATATGCAATCCCCTTGTTCATTCTTTGAAGACATGAACTCAACCTTTGAATCAGGTGTTGAGTCCTGTGCCTTCACTGGGTATGATCCTAGTGAGTCCTGTGCCTTCACTATGTTTGAATCAGGTGTTGATTCCTGTGCCTTCACTGTGTATGATCATGTTGGTGATTGTGTACCCTATGGCTTCAGTGTGGATGACCATGTTGGTGACTGTGGACTCAATACACTGTTGAGCAGTCTACAGGATTCCACTTCTGAAATTTGTTCCATACCCTTTTCTTCCTCCCCCTTAGTTTTCTCCAATGATCATATTCATATCCAATACCCAATCAATGAAGAAACTGTGCAACTTCCATCACTCATGGAATTGGATGATCTTGATTCCATCCTGGATACTGAAATTGCTAGTTTTCAAGGTCATGGATACCTGAGAGAGAGTGAAGGGAGCTTCTTCCCTTCACAGAATTTGTCGAGTGAGGTGGAAAATGCTTGGAGTCCTACCCCATCTGTGAGGTCAGAGTTGTCCACAAATCAAACATCACCATTGAATTTACCTCACGAAAACAAGGAAATTGAGAACCAAGTGAGTCTTCCACACTTGCTGGAGGCATATGGAGAGGCCTTGGAGCAAGGACAAAAATCACTAGCAGAAGTGATTTTGAGGTGCATGAGCCAGAAGGCTAGTCCACTAGGTGAGTCTCTAGAACGCCTTGTATTCTACTTGTCTCAAGGAATGACCAATCATGGAGACTATCTCAAAGGGGAGGCCTTCAAGAACTTTGAGCCTGCTTCGAGGGCACTCTATCAAGGTCTCCCAATTGGGAAAATTGCTGACTTTGCAGCTGTTTCTGCAATTCTTGAAGCCATGCCACAAGATTGTACCGGTGTACACTTAGTGGACTTTTGTATTGGAAATGGGGTTCGATGGGCTTCACTGATTGAGGCTATTGCACACATGAACAAAACATTGAAATTGACATCAATTAAATGGGATGGTGAGGGTCTTGAATGTGGTTCCAGTCCATCAAGTTTTGATGAAACTAAAAGGCACCTCTATGAGCATGCCAAATCCTGTGGTTTGAAGTTGAAGGTAGAGGAGAAAGGAGTGAAGGAACTTGTTGCTGAGATTAAGAAAATGGACAAAAGGGGTGGGAGGGGTGAGTTTTTGGCCTTCAATTCTATGATTGATCTTCCACATATGGGAAGAGTAAGAACCAGAAGACAAGCCCTACAGTTTCTAAAGGTGGCTCAGGATTTGATCAACACCTCTGGCAGTAGGGGAATTATAACTTTTGGGGATGGAGGTGCTTGTGagaaagtgaaaaacaacttgaaTTTCAGGTCATTCTTTACAGTACATTTATTGCATTACCAAGCCTTGTTACAATCAATTGAATCACATTTCCCAAGTCGTTTCTCAGAAGCAAGAATTGCCATGGAGCAATTGTTTTTGCAACCTTGTATCTCCTCTCTTGATTGGTTACAAACATGGGAGGAGATGCAGAGGGGTGACCCTGTTGAGGCTGAGATTAGCTTGAAGGGTTGCCAATTGagcaaaaatattttgatgGAAATCAGAGAAGTTTTGAGAGGAAGTGAAGGCTCATATGAAGCCAGGATTGAAGGACAAAATGACAATGAACTAGTTTTGGAGTACAAAGGAATTCAACTACTAAGATTTTCAACTTGGAAAAACTAA
- the LOC137825488 gene encoding gamma-interferon-responsive lysosomal thiol protein-like — translation MVSPKLAIVSALTLLSFIFINKSDAASYYPSGLHAASAEVTPFASQKVNLSVYYASLSQPSATFIVKNLEEIFHTDLINIINLQLVPWANAYVNKTNQSIICQNGPDECELNSLETCALNVWNDVSKHYALIYCFEFLAIEGRHKNWQDCFSQLDLPEEPVLNCYIGGNATEIGQKYINETAPLEFLPLVIVNNQSVGKEYENFTRYVCEAYRGTPVPAVCNATFIRNGWSTNKL, via the exons atggtttctcCAAAACTAGCCATCGTCTCTGCACTAACATTACTCTCTTTCATTTTCATCAATAAATCTGATGCTGCTTCATATTACCCTTCTGGTTTACATGCTGCTAGTGCTGAAGTTACACCCTTTGCTTCTCAGAAAGTTAATCTTTCAGTGTACTATGCAAGCCTGAGCCAACCTTCTGCAACTTTCATTGTTAAGAATCTGGAGGAGATTTTCCACACCGATCTCATCAACATTATCAACCTCCAGCTAGTACCTTGGGCCAATGCTTATGTTAATAAGACCAACCAATCCATAATATGTCAG AATGGACCAGATGAATGTGAGCTAAATTCACTGGAAACTTGTGCCCTCAACGTTTGGAATGATGTG AGCAAACATTATGCTCTGATCTACTGCTTTGAGTTTCTGGCAATTGAGGGAAGGCACAAGAATTGGCAAGACTGTTTCAGCCAATTGGACTTGCCTGAGGAACCTGTTCTGAACTGCTATATCGGAGGAAATGCAACAGAG ATtggacaaaaatatattaatgaaaCTGCACCCCTCGAATTTCTGCCTTTAGTGATAGTAAACAATCAATCAGTTGGAAAG GAATATGAAAATTTTACACGATATGTTTGTGAGGCTTATAGAGGCACTCCTGTTCCAGCAGTATGCAATGCAACCTTCATTAGGAATGGATGGAGTACAAATAAGTTGTGA
- the LOC137826849 gene encoding kinetochore protein SPC24 homolog, whose protein sequence is MAEPSRNMEVEKLISYTDDLVKVLVEPRDLNNLSYSLQQNLSLSSSSHSHLHHVRSSLQDYEKKVDACKQKIEEARSETVADAELDLLQRELEEELEKERLLKEEFRAIGEEFNDLEQQWISVQEQKKTLQKIEKTKLRTQMILSMYASVTNIVPNLGEQSKISGYIVEKDKDAVEKFEYDTSMTTVFDICNGVWKTISE, encoded by the exons ATGGCGGAACCTTCAAGAAACATGGAGGTGGAGAAGCTGATCTCCTACACCGACGACCTCGTTAAGGTATTGGTGGAACCGCGCGACCTCAACAACCTCTCCTATTCTCTCCAACAaaacctctctctctcttcctctTCCCACTCCCACCTCCACCACGTTCGCTCCTCACTCCAAG ATTATGAGAAAAAAGTTGATGCTTGCAAGCAGAAAATAGAGGAAGCTAGATCTGAGACTGTTGCTGATGCAGAACTAGACCTTCTGCAGAGAGAACTGGAGGAAGAGCTTGAAAAAGAACGTTTGttaaaagaagagtttaga GCCATCGGCGAAGAGTTTAATGATCTAGAACAGCAATGGATTTCTGTCCAAGAGCAAAAGAAGACCTTACAGAAAATTGAGAAGACTAAGCTAAGGACACA GATGATACTTTCAATGTATGCTTCTGTGACAAATATTGTGCCTAACTTGGGTGAACAGTCCAAAATCTCAGGCT ATATTGTGGAAAAGGATAAAGACGCAGTTGAGAAGTTTGAATATGACACCTCTATGACGACTGTTTTTGATATATGTAATGGTGTTTGGAAAACAATAAGTGAGTGA